The proteins below are encoded in one region of Candidatus Eremiobacterota bacterium:
- the rpoC gene encoding DNA-directed RNA polymerase subunit beta' — protein sequence MIDVNNFEAMKIGLASPEQIREWSFGEVKKPETINYRTLKPERDGLFCEKIFGPIKDWECHCGKYKRIRFRGIICDKCGVEVTRSKVRRDRIGHIELASPVSHIWYFKGVPSRIGLLIDMSPRTLEKIIYFAAYVVIDPGDTPLHHRQLLTEMEYREMREKYGDAFKAGMGAEAIKELLAAIELESLYTKLRDDVRTLSGQKRSKAIKRLDVVEAFRKSGNKPTWMILEVIPVIPPELRPMVQLDGGRFATSDLNDLYRRVINRNNRLKRLLDLGAPDIIVKNEKRMLQEAVDALIDNGRRGRPVTGPNNRPLKSLSDMLKGKQGRFRQNLLGKRVDYSGRSVIVVGPYLKLHQCGLPKEMALELFKPFVMKKLVDRGLVHNIKSSKKMVERVRPEVWDVLEEVIKDHPVLLNRAPTLHRLGIQAFEPVLVEGKAIQIHPLVCTPYNADFDGDQMAVHLPLSAGAQAEARLLMLSSNNILLPAFGVPACTPTQDMVLGCYYLTIEKPNSKGEGRYFSSEDEAIMAYHEGIIELQALVKVIISSKKLRIAEKDLGEGRITVEEFEAIKKTEQRLEETTVGRLLFYQAIPDDLDISFVNEVVHKKLLRNLVHDCHRAHGNSKTARLLDNIKQLGFEFATRSGTTIGVDDIQIPPEKVEILRNADDQVNKAENHFEMGLTTDEEKYKKIVSIWNKATNDVENAMMRHLDRLNPIFMMATSGARGNPAQVKQIAGMRGLMADPSGRIIPLPIRSNLREGLSVLEYFISTHGARKGLADTALRTADSGYLTRRLVDVAQDIIVREEDCGTKDSVYVTDIKEGSESTVEVWERVIGRVTAEDVFDPETGDLIVSKGSEVNEADAAKIQKAGLEKVKVRSVLTCKTRHGVCIQCYGRNLATGKMVEIGETVGIIAAQSIGEPGTQLTLRTFHLGGVATEDIIQGLPRVEELFEARKPKHVAVIAEVDGILQITDEKNMRKLIVRNPNGEERSYSIPFNARLKDIKGRKLMDGTAIEAGTQLTEGPKNPHDVLRIQGVVEVQRYLVDEIQIVYRSQGVDINDKHVEVIVRQMLRKVKVEDSGETDLLPGSLADTWDFEEANKKIMKEYDDPEKFAKARPVILGVTKASLATDSFLSAASFQETTRVLTEAAINGKVDPLLGLKENVIIGKLIPAGTGMTRYRSVELEGVQEPDRFDQAFAEAARHEDFGSEAEEEEMEEEEEESVMSET from the coding sequence TTGATAGACGTCAACAATTTTGAAGCAATGAAAATAGGCCTCGCCTCGCCTGAGCAGATCAGGGAGTGGTCCTTCGGAGAGGTAAAAAAGCCCGAGACGATAAACTACCGGACCCTCAAGCCGGAGAGAGACGGTCTCTTCTGCGAAAAGATCTTCGGCCCCATCAAGGACTGGGAATGCCATTGCGGGAAATACAAGAGGATCAGGTTCAGGGGCATCATATGCGACAAGTGCGGCGTAGAGGTGACGCGCTCCAAGGTGAGACGCGACCGCATAGGACACATTGAGCTCGCGAGCCCCGTCTCCCACATCTGGTACTTCAAGGGCGTCCCGAGCAGGATAGGCCTTCTCATTGACATGTCGCCGCGTACACTGGAGAAGATAATCTATTTCGCGGCATACGTCGTCATCGATCCAGGCGACACCCCCCTCCACCACAGGCAGCTCCTCACCGAGATGGAATACCGCGAGATGAGGGAAAAATACGGCGATGCCTTCAAAGCGGGAATGGGCGCCGAGGCGATAAAGGAGCTTCTTGCCGCAATTGAGCTCGAAAGCCTTTACACGAAGCTGCGCGATGACGTGAGAACCCTGAGCGGCCAGAAGAGAAGCAAGGCCATCAAGAGGCTTGACGTCGTCGAGGCTTTCAGGAAATCGGGAAACAAGCCCACGTGGATGATCCTGGAAGTGATCCCTGTCATTCCCCCGGAGCTCCGCCCCATGGTGCAGCTTGACGGCGGCCGCTTCGCCACGTCGGACCTTAATGACCTTTATCGCCGCGTGATCAACCGTAACAACAGGCTCAAGAGGCTTCTGGACCTGGGAGCGCCTGATATCATCGTGAAGAACGAGAAAAGGATGCTCCAGGAGGCCGTTGACGCCCTCATAGACAACGGAAGGAGGGGACGGCCCGTCACCGGTCCGAACAACAGGCCCCTCAAGTCCCTCTCGGACATGCTCAAGGGAAAACAAGGCCGTTTCAGGCAGAATCTCCTGGGCAAGCGCGTCGATTACTCAGGGCGCTCAGTCATCGTCGTGGGACCCTACCTGAAGCTTCACCAGTGCGGACTCCCCAAGGAAATGGCCCTCGAGCTTTTCAAGCCTTTTGTGATGAAAAAGCTCGTGGACAGGGGCCTTGTGCACAATATCAAGAGCTCCAAGAAGATGGTGGAGCGTGTGCGCCCCGAGGTATGGGACGTGCTGGAAGAGGTCATCAAGGACCACCCCGTGCTCCTCAACAGGGCCCCGACTCTCCACCGCCTGGGAATCCAGGCTTTTGAGCCCGTGCTTGTCGAGGGGAAGGCAATCCAGATTCACCCCCTTGTCTGCACGCCTTATAACGCCGATTTCGACGGCGATCAGATGGCTGTCCATCTGCCCCTCTCGGCGGGTGCCCAGGCCGAGGCGAGACTCCTCATGCTCTCGTCTAACAACATCCTGCTCCCCGCCTTCGGGGTCCCTGCCTGCACTCCCACGCAGGACATGGTGCTGGGGTGCTATTACCTCACCATAGAAAAGCCCAACTCAAAGGGAGAGGGCCGTTATTTCAGCTCCGAGGACGAGGCCATCATGGCATACCACGAAGGGATAATCGAGCTGCAGGCCCTGGTCAAGGTGATAATCTCCAGCAAGAAGCTCAGAATCGCTGAAAAGGACCTGGGCGAAGGCAGGATAACCGTGGAAGAATTCGAGGCAATAAAGAAAACAGAGCAGAGGCTTGAGGAGACCACCGTGGGGAGGCTTCTTTTCTACCAGGCCATTCCCGATGACCTGGACATCTCCTTCGTCAACGAGGTGGTCCATAAGAAACTCCTCAGGAACCTTGTGCATGACTGCCACCGCGCCCATGGCAACTCCAAGACCGCGAGGCTCCTTGACAATATCAAGCAGCTTGGCTTTGAGTTCGCCACGCGCTCGGGCACGACCATCGGCGTCGATGACATCCAGATCCCCCCCGAAAAGGTGGAGATTCTCCGCAATGCCGACGATCAGGTGAACAAGGCGGAAAACCATTTTGAGATGGGCCTCACTACTGATGAGGAGAAATACAAGAAGATTGTCAGCATCTGGAACAAGGCCACCAATGACGTGGAAAACGCAATGATGCGCCACCTTGACCGCCTGAACCCCATCTTCATGATGGCCACGTCAGGCGCGAGAGGAAACCCGGCCCAGGTGAAGCAGATAGCCGGTATGAGGGGCCTCATGGCAGACCCGTCAGGCCGCATCATCCCCCTTCCCATCAGGTCAAACCTGCGGGAGGGTCTCTCGGTCCTTGAGTACTTCATCTCAACACACGGCGCCCGTAAAGGACTTGCCGACACGGCGCTGCGCACCGCCGACTCCGGTTACCTCACCAGGAGGCTCGTTGACGTGGCGCAGGACATCATCGTGAGGGAAGAGGACTGCGGCACCAAGGATTCCGTGTACGTGACCGACATCAAGGAAGGCAGCGAGAGCACCGTTGAGGTCTGGGAGCGCGTGATAGGCCGTGTTACCGCCGAGGATGTCTTTGATCCCGAAACAGGCGATCTCATTGTCTCAAAGGGCAGCGAAGTAAATGAAGCCGATGCTGCGAAGATACAGAAGGCCGGCCTTGAAAAAGTGAAGGTGCGCTCTGTCCTCACATGCAAGACTCGGCATGGAGTGTGTATCCAGTGCTATGGAAGGAACCTTGCCACGGGCAAGATGGTGGAGATCGGCGAGACCGTGGGCATCATTGCGGCCCAGTCCATCGGGGAGCCGGGCACTCAGCTGACGCTCCGCACCTTCCATCTGGGCGGCGTTGCAACGGAAGACATTATCCAGGGTCTTCCCCGCGTCGAGGAGCTCTTCGAGGCCCGCAAGCCCAAGCACGTCGCCGTGATAGCAGAGGTGGACGGCATTCTCCAGATAACTGACGAGAAGAACATGAGAAAGCTCATCGTGAGAAACCCCAACGGCGAGGAAAGGTCCTATTCCATTCCCTTCAATGCCCGCCTCAAGGACATTAAGGGCAGAAAGCTCATGGACGGCACGGCTATTGAAGCGGGCACTCAGCTCACCGAGGGTCCCAAGAACCCCCACGACGTGCTCAGAATACAGGGTGTCGTGGAAGTACAGCGCTACCTTGTCGATGAGATCCAGATAGTGTACCGCTCACAGGGCGTGGACATCAATGACAAGCACGTGGAAGTCATCGTGCGCCAGATGCTCAGGAAGGTAAAGGTCGAGGATTCAGGCGAGACCGATCTCCTCCCGGGGAGCCTTGCGGACACCTGGGACTTCGAGGAAGCCAACAAGAAGATCATGAAGGAGTACGACGATCCCGAGAAGTTCGCCAAGGCAAGACCTGTCATACTCGGCGTCACCAAGGCATCGCTGGCCACGGACTCATTCCTGTCGGCGGCATCGTTCCAGGAGACCACCAGGGTACTCACCGAGGCCGCCATCAACGGGAAAGTAGATCCCCTCCTTGGCCTCAAGGAGAACGTGATCATCGGCAAGCTGATCCCTGCGGGCACTGGCATGACGCGCTACAGAAGCGTCGAACTGGAGGGAGTCCAGGAGCCTGACAGGTTCGACCAGGCCTTCGCCGAGGCGGCAAGGCATGAGGACTTCGGCAGTGAGGCCGAGGAAGAGGAAATGGAAGAGGAAGAGGAAGAAAGCGTAATGAGCGAGACTTAG
- a CDS encoding mechanosensitive ion channel family protein yields the protein MVWNELEFLRKLLDGVIVFLLLNFIYFFTFKIVKWKSRLLTTILSRIRLISYFLVNVSVVWWFANFFPPTAVTPLIQSIILMLFVILLGMLMIEMFNGGFFDYFLPKVGKGETLQVYRQLLIASLYLVLLFITVGVILKVNVASLLTTSAIISVVIGLALQDTLGNLFAGLALNLSRPYSVGDFVKLDGYEGKIVSIDWRSISLLTIDDNIVTFPHSMVAKLEVLNYSLPALSHCRALTVNVHSRHSPRKVMNALKEIMTATEGILSEPAPRMRVVEYGDYFVKYKLVYWTEDFFQNSPIASAVMEKIWYKFQREDIVFPAPFQNIYLREYVKGISMEDKIALLKSIDFLCFLEDKNLEYLAEKLKILVFGAGETIFSQGEQGDTFYIVKKGKVLVKAENDKGDVYLEKEMKEGSFFGEISLLTGEPRTATVSAMDDLELFSMGKEDLRYILKQNPKVEETLSEALARRQQRSMVERERAESREQEGVCDHASQSEILSIADDFLKKIRFFFSY from the coding sequence ATGGTATGGAATGAGCTTGAGTTTCTCAGGAAGCTCCTTGATGGAGTGATAGTGTTTCTGCTTCTCAACTTCATCTATTTTTTCACTTTCAAGATCGTAAAGTGGAAATCCAGGCTGCTCACGACGATTCTCTCCCGTATAAGGCTTATCTCCTATTTCCTCGTGAACGTATCGGTAGTCTGGTGGTTCGCCAATTTCTTCCCCCCCACGGCGGTGACACCTCTCATCCAGAGCATCATTCTCATGCTCTTTGTCATTCTCCTCGGGATGCTTATGATTGAGATGTTCAACGGCGGCTTCTTTGACTATTTCCTCCCCAAGGTGGGGAAAGGGGAGACTCTCCAGGTCTACCGGCAGCTCCTGATTGCCTCCCTCTACCTGGTGCTCCTCTTTATCACTGTCGGAGTGATCCTCAAGGTGAACGTGGCGAGCCTTCTCACCACGTCGGCAATAATTTCGGTGGTCATAGGTCTGGCGCTCCAGGACACCCTGGGGAACCTCTTTGCCGGCCTGGCCCTCAACCTTTCAAGGCCCTATTCTGTCGGCGACTTCGTGAAGCTTGACGGCTACGAGGGGAAAATCGTAAGCATAGACTGGCGCTCAATCTCGCTCCTGACCATCGATGACAATATTGTGACATTTCCCCACAGCATGGTAGCAAAGCTGGAAGTGCTCAATTACTCCCTTCCCGCCCTTTCCCACTGCAGGGCCCTGACGGTGAATGTCCACAGCAGGCACAGTCCCAGGAAGGTCATGAACGCCCTCAAGGAGATCATGACAGCCACTGAAGGGATCCTCTCAGAGCCTGCCCCAAGGATGAGAGTCGTGGAATACGGAGATTATTTCGTGAAATACAAGCTGGTGTACTGGACTGAGGACTTTTTCCAGAACTCTCCCATTGCTTCAGCTGTCATGGAAAAGATATGGTACAAGTTCCAGAGAGAGGACATCGTGTTCCCCGCCCCTTTCCAGAATATCTACCTGAGGGAGTATGTGAAGGGGATATCGATGGAAGACAAGATCGCTCTCCTCAAGAGCATAGATTTTCTGTGCTTCCTGGAGGACAAGAACCTGGAATACCTGGCGGAAAAGCTCAAGATACTGGTCTTCGGCGCCGGCGAGACCATATTCAGCCAGGGAGAGCAGGGTGACACCTTCTATATCGTGAAGAAGGGAAAGGTCCTCGTGAAAGCCGAGAATGACAAGGGCGACGTGTACCTCGAGAAGGAGATGAAGGAGGGGAGCTTTTTCGGCGAGATATCGCTCCTCACCGGTGAGCCAAGGACCGCCACGGTATCAGCCATGGACGACCTTGAGCTTTTCTCGATGGGGAAAGAGGACCTGCGCTATATCCTCAAGCAGAATCCTAAGGTGGAGGAGACACTGAGCGAGGCCCTCGCAAGGAGGCAGCAGCGCTCTATGGTCGAAAGGGAGAGGGCCGAGTCAAGGGAGCAGGAAGGCGTATGCGATCATGCCTCTCAAAGCGAGATCCTCTCCATTGCCGACGATTTCCTTAAGAAGATAAGATTTTTCTTCTCCTACTGA
- the rpsL gene encoding 30S ribosomal protein S12, producing MPTINQLVRKGRKQATKKSKSPAMRVSYNSLQLRTFNIPGAPQKRGVCTQVKTITPKKPNSALRKVARVRLSNGVEVTAYIPGIGHNLQEHSVVLIRGGRVKDLPGIRYHIIRGTLDTAGVANRRQGRSKYGAKRPKEAAAK from the coding sequence ATGCCTACCATCAATCAGCTGGTGAGAAAAGGCAGAAAACAGGCTACAAAGAAGAGCAAGTCCCCAGCCATGAGGGTTTCCTACAATTCCCTGCAGCTTCGGACTTTCAACATCCCCGGTGCACCGCAGAAGAGAGGTGTCTGCACCCAGGTGAAGACCATCACACCCAAGAAGCCCAACTCGGCCCTCAGGAAGGTGGCCAGGGTCCGTCTCTCGAACGGCGTGGAGGTCACTGCCTACATACCGGGCATCGGGCATAATCTTCAGGAGCACTCGGTGGTGCTTATAAGGGGCGGAAGGGTCAAGGATCTTCCCGGCATCCGCTACCATATCATAAGGGGAACCCTTGATACGGCAGGCGTGGCAAACAGGCGCCAGGGAAGGTCGAAATACGGAGCGAAGAGGCCCAAGGAAGCCGCGGCAAAATAG
- the rpsG gene encoding 30S ribosomal protein S7: MPRKGPVEKRKVFVDPVYGDEVIARFINKLMLRGKKCTAERIFYGSMDTISKKTGKDPVKVFKMAMENVSPQVEVRPRRVGGATYQVPMEVRPERKRALAMRWLIGFTRKRGGKTMQEKLANELMDASQGVGAAVKKREDTHKMAEANKAFAHYRW, from the coding sequence ATGCCAAGAAAAGGACCTGTTGAAAAGAGAAAAGTTTTCGTGGACCCTGTATACGGCGATGAGGTCATCGCCAGGTTCATCAATAAGCTCATGCTCAGGGGGAAGAAATGCACCGCCGAGCGGATCTTTTACGGATCAATGGATACGATCTCAAAAAAGACCGGCAAGGACCCTGTAAAGGTCTTCAAGATGGCCATGGAAAACGTATCACCTCAGGTAGAGGTAAGGCCGAGAAGAGTCGGCGGCGCCACCTACCAGGTGCCCATGGAAGTGAGGCCTGAGAGGAAAAGGGCCCTTGCGATGAGGTGGCTCATAGGCTTCACCCGCAAGAGGGGGGGCAAGACCATGCAGGAAAAGCTTGCCAATGAGCTTATGGATGCCTCTCAGGGCGTGGGAGCCGCGGTGAAAAAGCGCGAGGATACCCACAAGATGGCTGAAGCCAACAAGGCTTTCGCCCATTACAGGTGGTAA
- the fusA gene encoding elongation factor G, whose protein sequence is MKAQVNQKPEYSLQSTRNIGIAAHIDAGKTTTTERILFYSGRVHRMGEVDDGAATMDWMVQEKERGITITSAVTYCQWRDHKINIIDTPGHVDFTVEVERSMRVLDGLIVIFDAVAGVQPQSETVWRQADRYHVPRIAYINKMDRTGANFYNVLDRFREKMKVNAVAVQLPIGDESRFEGVIDLISMKAIQYTDELGTNLVKEDIPEDLVSQATLYREILLEAVAEQDEELLDRYYESHTLTAEEIIRGLRKGTISYSIVPVLCGASLKNKGVQPLLDAVVDYLPSPADVPAVIGINPDKRLEVTRKADFEEPFSALAFKIQSDSYVGKLTYFRVYSGTLNVGSSVYNATHKKRERVNRILRLHADRREDISFIGAGDLAALVGMRFTRTGDTLCDEKHPILLEDIKFPEPVISVAIEPRTKADQDKLSDAINRILDEDPTIKMKTDDETGQILLSGMGELHLEIIIDRLLREFNVEANVGKPQVAYKEAIRRPSRGEGKFVKQTGGRGLYGHVVIEIEPLNNGQRFVFLNDLPPGTIPKEFIPAIEQGLRESIETGYLIGYPVIGITATLLGASYHEVDSTELAFKIAASIALKNALSTTECYLKEPIMKVVVETPEQYLGEVIGDLNSRRGRIERMEALPGGIQAIYSHVPLAQMFGYATDMRSLSQGRAIFTSEFAQYSEVPKPIQEEIMERVYGRSYQH, encoded by the coding sequence ATGAAAGCCCAGGTGAATCAAAAACCGGAATATTCGCTGCAATCTACGAGGAACATCGGGATCGCTGCTCATATTGACGCAGGGAAAACGACGACGACCGAGAGGATTCTCTTTTACAGCGGTCGCGTGCACAGGATGGGAGAAGTCGATGACGGTGCGGCGACCATGGACTGGATGGTCCAGGAGAAAGAGCGGGGAATTACCATCACCTCGGCAGTGACGTATTGCCAGTGGCGCGATCACAAGATAAACATCATCGATACCCCGGGCCACGTAGATTTTACCGTCGAAGTTGAGCGCTCAATGCGCGTTCTCGACGGTTTAATTGTTATATTCGACGCGGTGGCGGGTGTGCAGCCCCAGTCAGAGACGGTCTGGCGGCAGGCCGACCGTTACCATGTGCCCAGAATTGCCTACATCAACAAGATGGACCGGACCGGCGCCAATTTCTACAACGTGCTGGACAGGTTCAGGGAAAAGATGAAGGTAAATGCCGTTGCCGTGCAGCTCCCCATAGGGGATGAGAGCCGCTTCGAGGGAGTCATTGATCTCATTTCAATGAAGGCCATCCAATACACCGATGAGCTTGGCACAAATCTCGTCAAGGAAGACATCCCCGAGGACCTGGTCTCGCAGGCCACGCTCTACCGCGAGATACTTCTTGAAGCGGTGGCAGAGCAGGATGAGGAACTCCTGGACAGATACTATGAATCCCACACGCTTACCGCAGAAGAGATAATAAGGGGCCTGAGAAAAGGCACCATCAGCTATTCGATTGTTCCCGTCCTCTGCGGTGCCTCTTTGAAAAACAAGGGTGTCCAGCCGCTCCTTGATGCCGTCGTTGATTATCTCCCCTCCCCGGCCGATGTCCCTGCAGTGATAGGAATCAACCCCGACAAGAGGCTCGAGGTGACGAGGAAGGCCGATTTTGAAGAGCCCTTTTCGGCACTGGCCTTCAAGATCCAGTCAGACTCATATGTGGGAAAGCTCACCTATTTCAGGGTCTATTCCGGCACCCTCAACGTGGGCTCATCGGTCTATAATGCCACCCATAAGAAAAGGGAGAGGGTGAACAGGATCCTGAGGCTCCATGCCGACCGCCGCGAGGACATCTCCTTCATCGGAGCAGGCGACCTGGCGGCGCTGGTGGGGATGAGATTCACGCGGACAGGCGACACCCTCTGCGACGAGAAGCACCCGATCCTTCTCGAGGACATCAAGTTCCCCGAGCCTGTCATATCCGTGGCCATCGAGCCCAGGACCAAGGCGGACCAGGACAAGCTCAGCGACGCCATCAACAGGATACTGGACGAGGATCCCACCATAAAGATGAAAACTGATGACGAGACGGGGCAGATCCTTCTCTCGGGTATGGGCGAGCTCCACCTGGAGATCATCATTGACAGGCTCCTGCGGGAGTTTAACGTGGAAGCCAACGTGGGCAAGCCCCAGGTTGCCTACAAAGAGGCCATAAGGCGCCCGTCGCGGGGTGAAGGCAAGTTTGTCAAGCAGACAGGCGGCCGGGGACTTTACGGCCACGTGGTCATCGAGATAGAGCCTCTTAACAACGGTCAGCGCTTTGTATTCTTGAATGACCTCCCACCGGGAACGATACCCAAGGAGTTCATACCGGCAATAGAGCAGGGCCTGCGCGAGTCCATTGAGACAGGCTACCTGATTGGCTACCCTGTCATAGGGATAACGGCGACCCTTCTCGGGGCATCGTATCATGAAGTGGATTCCACAGAGCTTGCCTTCAAGATAGCGGCCTCCATCGCCCTCAAGAATGCCCTGAGCACCACCGAGTGTTACCTGAAGGAGCCCATTATGAAGGTTGTCGTCGAGACGCCCGAGCAGTATCTCGGCGAGGTAATCGGCGACCTCAATTCAAGAAGGGGCAGGATTGAGCGGATGGAAGCCCTCCCGGGCGGCATACAGGCAATCTATTCCCATGTGCCCCTCGCACAGATGTTCGGCTATGCCACTGACATGCGCTCTCTCAGCCAGGGAAGAGCCATCTTCACCTCGGAGTTCGCCCAGTATTCTGAAGTGCCCAAACCGATACAGGAAGAGATAATGGAGCGCGTTTACGGGAGGAGCTATCAACATTAA
- the tuf gene encoding elongation factor Tu: MAKQKFDRTKPHVNIGTIGHVDHGKTTLTAAITKFLSATGTTKALNVDQIDNAPEEKERGITIAIYHAEYETAKRHYAHVDCPGHADYIKNMITGAAQMDGAVLVVSAADGPMPQTREHILLARQVNVPYIVVFLNKVDMVDDPELIDLVELEVRELLSAYNFPGDKLPVIKGSALKALEGGEEDPKWYKAIEDLCSAIDEYIPLPERPIDKPFLMPVEDVFTITGRGTVATGRAERGIVKVGDEIEIVGFSTEVKKTVCTGVEMFRKILDEGRAGDNIGVLLRGVDRKEIERGQVLAKPGSIKPHTKFKAEVYVLSKEEGGRHTPFFNGYRPQFYFRTTDVTGAIKLPEGMEMIMPGDNVTIEVDLITPIAMDEGLRFAIREGGRTVGAGVVVGIIE, encoded by the coding sequence ATGGCAAAGCAGAAATTTGACAGAACCAAGCCCCATGTCAATATAGGGACCATCGGCCATGTCGATCATGGCAAGACGACCCTTACGGCAGCAATTACCAAGTTCCTCTCCGCAACGGGAACCACCAAGGCTCTCAATGTCGATCAGATTGACAATGCTCCTGAAGAAAAGGAGCGCGGCATCACTATCGCGATATATCACGCCGAGTACGAGACTGCCAAGAGGCATTATGCCCATGTGGACTGCCCTGGTCATGCCGACTATATCAAGAACATGATCACCGGTGCGGCACAGATGGACGGCGCAGTCCTCGTGGTCTCCGCCGCCGACGGCCCCATGCCCCAGACGCGCGAGCACATTCTCCTGGCGCGCCAGGTGAATGTGCCCTATATTGTGGTGTTTCTGAACAAGGTGGACATGGTTGACGACCCGGAGCTCATCGACCTTGTAGAGCTTGAAGTAAGAGAACTCCTCAGTGCGTACAACTTCCCCGGCGATAAGCTGCCTGTCATAAAGGGATCAGCCCTGAAGGCCCTCGAAGGGGGTGAGGAGGATCCCAAGTGGTACAAGGCCATTGAAGATCTCTGCAGCGCCATAGATGAGTATATCCCTCTCCCGGAGCGCCCCATTGACAAGCCTTTCCTGATGCCCGTCGAGGACGTTTTCACCATCACGGGAAGAGGCACGGTGGCCACGGGAAGGGCAGAGCGGGGAATCGTCAAGGTGGGCGACGAGATAGAGATAGTGGGCTTTTCCACAGAGGTGAAGAAGACTGTCTGCACCGGTGTGGAGATGTTCCGCAAGATCCTCGATGAGGGCCGCGCCGGCGACAATATAGGCGTGCTCCTCCGCGGTGTAGACAGGAAAGAAATTGAGAGAGGGCAGGTCCTGGCGAAGCCCGGATCCATCAAGCCCCACACAAAGTTCAAGGCCGAGGTCTACGTGCTCTCCAAGGAAGAAGGCGGTCGCCATACGCCGTTTTTCAACGGGTACCGTCCGCAGTTCTATTTCAGGACCACCGATGTGACGGGGGCCATCAAGCTGCCCGAGGGCATGGAGATGATCATGCCCGGCGACAACGTGACCATAGAAGTGGACCTCATCACGCCAATCGCGATGGATGAGGGCCTCCGCTTCGCAATCCGCGAGGGAGGAAGAACTGTCGGCGCCGGTGTCGTCGTCGGCATCATAGAGTGA
- the rpsJ gene encoding 30S ribosomal protein S10 yields the protein MAKQKIRIRLKAYEHRILDESAERIVEIAKKSGANISGPIPLPTEKNIYCVLRSPHVDKKSREHFEIRTHKRLIDIYFDPSQKTIDALMKLDLPAGVDIEIKG from the coding sequence ATGGCCAAGCAAAAGATCAGGATACGGCTGAAGGCCTATGAACACAGGATTCTTGACGAATCGGCAGAGAGGATCGTTGAGATAGCCAAGAAATCAGGCGCCAACATCTCGGGGCCCATCCCTCTCCCGACGGAAAAGAATATTTACTGTGTGCTCAGATCGCCTCACGTGGACAAGAAGTCCAGGGAGCATTTTGAGATAAGGACCCATAAGCGTCTCATCGATATCTATTTTGACCCTTCGCAGAAGACCATCGATGCCCTTATGAAGCTCGATCTCCCTGCAGGTGTCGATATCGAGATAAAGGGCTGA
- the rplC gene encoding 50S ribosomal protein L3, producing MKGIIGKKLGMMQIFDEIGRAVPVTVIAAGPCVVTDLRTVEKDGYTAVQMAFGSIKQKKLIKPVAGYYKKRDIKPHRYMREFAMEATKDFKVGQEIKVGIFENGQLVDVIGTSKGKGYAGGMKRHNFKGGPRSHGSMIHRQPASSGSTDAARTIKGTRKPGRMGCDRVTAQGLKIIRVDNEKNLLLVRGAVPGPPQGLLLIRDSVKA from the coding sequence GTGAAAGGCATAATAGGAAAAAAACTCGGTATGATGCAGATCTTTGATGAGATCGGCAGGGCTGTGCCCGTGACGGTGATAGCGGCGGGACCCTGCGTGGTGACCGATCTCCGCACGGTGGAGAAGGATGGGTATACGGCTGTCCAGATGGCTTTCGGGAGCATCAAGCAGAAAAAGCTCATCAAGCCCGTGGCGGGATACTATAAAAAACGGGACATCAAGCCGCACCGGTACATGAGAGAGTTCGCCATGGAGGCAACTAAGGACTTCAAGGTGGGACAGGAGATAAAAGTGGGTATTTTTGAGAACGGGCAGCTCGTGGACGTCATCGGGACCTCCAAGGGTAAGGGCTACGCGGGAGGCATGAAGCGCCACAATTTCAAGGGCGGCCCCAGAAGCCACGGCTCGATGATTCACAGGCAGCCTGCATCAAGCGGCTCCACCGATGCCGCCAGGACCATCAAGGGAACGAGAAAGCCCGGCCGCATGGGGTGCGACAGGGTGACTGCCCAGGGCCTCAAGATCATACGGGTGGACAACGAGAAGAACCTGCTCCTGGTGAGGGGCGCCGTTCCAGGCCCACCGCAGGGACTTCTTCTCATAAGGGATTCAGTGAAGGCGTAA